CaaatataatttaaacaaaatcaaagtaaaaataaataaaataaaaacaaaaaattaagtcTAAATccaacttaaataaataaaattttgagttTGTGTTAGTTAATCCTTGTTGAACCCatatttgaaaacaaaaaatttcatcaTCAATATCACAAATCAACATCCAAAACTTAATGATGGAAGCATTTTCTCTCTTCCATACCCAATTCATACACAAATCTGCATATAAACAAAATCCTAGCAAAAATATAAACAAAGCCATGAACAAACCCAACAAAAACATcgatggaaaaaaaaaatcaagaacagaTTGACCATCAAGCTCGCAttcaaaaacaacaaaatcaAGAATACTGAGCCATTGAGCCCTTGAACATAGACCTAGAAATGCAAATCTCCCAGAAAACCCACTCTTCCTCATCACTTCAACCCAGAAAAAGactcaaaatattacaactcgttGATGACCCTGCATCTTCTCAGAACCCAAAACTTAGAAGGTGGTCGACATCCCCCTTGAATGTTGTTCTTCACTCATCTTTCTCGTTAACCATGTTTACAAATCTCACAAAATCAAATCTACCACAAACCCAACCCTCGAATCCACCAACGCAGGCCTCGTATTCCTTAGTCACCTCCCAGCCACAAATGTTGTCGTAGCCCTCCCAAGCCACGAGCGCTGACACAAATCCACGTAACTCTGATCGCCATCGGAAGGAGATGAAGATGTTGTCAAAACTAGAACCTAGTTGACGCCAGAAAAGAGAAATAGAGGAGAGAGAGGGAGGAACTCGAAAAAAGATATAGTGAATAGAGGAAGTGACGAgagataataattattttaataggatagtttatttaatgtatttttttttatttataaattgtttttatatattagaaaaaaagaaaattcattaaagaaataaaaaacagaaaaaaaaaatgaagacatTTTAGtgattgaaaaattatttgactaAAATTGGGTTTAGATtgttttattttacaaaatatatgatctattttgtcatttaataaaatataagagTGAATCAAATATTCGGACAAAAAAGAAAGATTAAAATAGAACTTGAATTTTATAAATACATTGGAGTTAAATGCTTGATGTTAAtagtttgcaaaaaaaaaatggttAATGCCGATATTGGTTATTGTATTTTGTACTTTATGATGTTCGTTGTTATGTTCTAAAAGTAAacactaataatatttttatcaATCATTGccttttatatttctttcttaatttttttttgtttctaattgAATTTTATTATGGATCATTGATTGCTTAAACTCAGTTGTTTGTTTCAATATCTAAGGACCCACTTCTTGCAAGTTGCACCTGGCTTATCAATAATATGTCTTATTTGGCAAGATACTTTCTCTGGTCTCATTCCAATTTTTGAACTATAAAAGTgagctttacatgtatttttttattttattttttcatttttaactTTCTATCGTGGTGTTATTGTACTTCTATTCTTTTTCCCTTCCATCATGAAATGGACAAAGTAATGAAAAAGAGCAGTAGTGGTCCTTCATTCTATAACCTTtttattattgttgatattatttatgaaaaaaaACCCTCTTTTCTTTGGTCGAATACCCACTCATTACTACTACACTTATAATGATGTGAATGCAAATATATATACTAATCACATTGTTTGATCTTGCCCACTACATTCAGTTATATTTAATAAAGTGAGAAATGGCACAAAATGATTTCTAAATATCACCTCAAAAAGGAGGAAAAAATACTTTTCAACACCCAAATTCCCAAGTTCCCAACAAATGATGCAatgaaatatgaaaaaaaaaaattacaccttTCTCTTTCTTTAAAGGGGAAAAACTGTATAATTAGTCAAGGCATCTTAATGTACAATAATGAAGCGCTTTTTAAGAGGATCAAGGCAGAGAGGGTTCCAACTTCCAATTCCagctctcatatatatatataatattgttttgcATGCACACCTCGACTTATTTTATATAGTCGTATAAGGTCCAAACGCACGTATTGTCATCGAAAAAGTAAGAgagaaaacaaaaaaagaaaacattGCGAATAGAAAAAGGTTTGAACTTAAAAAAGCGACAAAAGGACAAGGGTTAAGATACAGGTTGGATTCCCAAAGATCCCCTATCTAGCCATAATAGATACCCATATGTACTCGTATTGAATAGAGATAtggaatttttatttattttttactctCGATTATAGATATTGAATTATTTGACGTCCCCAAAATGACCCTTTTGtcctcttcctcttgcctttctTCAAAGCCACTGTCCTTCTCACACTCAGCCTTAAACACCTTTAATTCAAACTTCAAACtcctctctgtctctctctagGTCTCACTCTCTTCTATGCCACTTTCTCTTTCTAGCTTATACAGCTTCTGGgctatatttatgtttttttttaccgCCTAGCCTTTGTGTTTCAAAAAAAGCTGTCAATTTATTACACTATTTCCCAGTCCCACTACTATTTTCCTTCTAGCAACCCCATAAACACAGTCTCCCCACCACTCCTAGGCAACTTGGTTATCCTTGGCTGCTGAGTAGTTTCATTCATCTTTACTTGTGATTTCAATGCAGCAACTCTGAATCTCTGATGATACCGCTGCATTTTTAAGATCAATTTAGCCACTGTGATGTTACTGTGGTGCTGTTTGCATTAAAAGGTTAGAATTTTGTATTTTCTTTCTCTGCTTTTGTCTTCTTTTCTCTACTAGATCTTTTTCATGTCTTATTTTTCTTCACTTGAGAATTCAACTCATTATCTGGGTATGGTCATGTGTTACTTGTTTATTCACTGTTCAAAAATATGCTATAACgacgaaaaaaataataatagtaagaGCTCAAATCATATGAGGGAGATGTTTTGTATTTACCTTTAGCTAGGCCCTTATTTTTTTTGGTTCCACTCATGGCTTTAAACAAACAAAATACTTTATTCAAAAATGAGTTCAGATCTCTTTTTTCTGCAATCTCCATCGTTGATATCCTTAGAACTTTTTGCTTGGTGGGATAAAGTTGAACGTTCATCAAATTTCTAAGGGAGAACAGTACCTCTTGCTTGACCTTTACGGAGGATAGAATGAAGGAAAACCAGCATGCATGTTAACATGTAATAATTAGAATATGATATGATAATATTGCTGATATGTTTACATCATAAAAGTATATACCTTTGCTTGAAATAAATTTGAACATGTAACTCCGGAGCCTTTGTCAGGGCAGAGTTAGATTCCTTCCAAAGGCCAAAGCTGGGAAGCTTTTAGACTTCTTTTTTTGAACCTGTGAAGCCTCTTAACTTTATTTACAAGTGGACATTTGAACCACACCTGAAAATGTCTCTTAGAGCAATGCCTTGAATTAAATTCTAGTGCCTGAAATTAGGTTTAAAAATTTAGTATGTTGTTATGTCACAAGGTACTCATGGATGGATCTCACTTTGGTCAACCTAATAATATATAGTGAGGCACCTTGCCGTATAGAAATGCTTAGCAAAAAACTGCAGAATCAGAAGTAGGGAAAACAAGTATATTGTTCATTTTGCTTGTTATGATTGAAGGGTTTTAATTTGGTAAGGGCATTGTAGTGGGTTTAACTGTTAAAGACAGCTTCCTTGATTTTAGGATCTTGTAGAAGGAGCAGCCGAGCTAGGATATCCAAGAGCATTTGTTTTTCATATCACATTTTAATGTTGGTAcctgttcttatttttcttctgcttGTATCCTAATATGCAGATTACACGCTTCTGAGTCATTGATTCTACTCTCGTTCAATATCAGTATAACCAAATGCCGAGATCAAGGTTAGAAACTGTGAAaacttataaatataaatataaacacacatatatatatagggagcttTCTATTTTTGGTATCAATTTCTCTTCAGTAGCGAAATGACTTTAGTGTTAGTATTACATTTGTATGAAGgaaattttgttaaattttgcTATGGTGAATAGGGGGTCGGAAGTGAGTCAAAGGTCATCTGCTCGAGTCCCACCGCATCTCAGGACTTCAAGTTCTGATTCAGATCCTCTGCATCACCGGCCAATTACTGACCGGAGTCCAAAGCTATTGGACCGTCGTTCCCCAAGAGGCACACAATCTGAACCTGTAACTCAGAAGAAATTTGGCACACGCATTGCTGATTTAGAATCACAACTTGGGCAGGCACAAGAAGAACTAAAGAATCTCAAAGAGCAGCTGGCGTCTGCTGAGGCTGCAAAGAAAGAAGCCCAAGAACAGTTGGAGAAAAAAATTGAGAAACCAATAGTTCCAGAGGAGGAGATCCTAGAGAAGCATCCCCCAAAGGGGACACAAAAATTGAATGAAAGAGATAGCAGTCCCTCGGATGAAGTTGTGGATGATAACCAGCAGGAAACTGATGTTTTTGAGGTTCCAGTGGAGAAAATGACAGTTGAACCCAAAGTTGAAACTAGCCAACTCACTGAAGAGGTTCAGAAAGGCAGCAAACTAGTTGACATTTCTACTGAACCTCCACCTGCATTGGAGCTAGAAAAGTCAACCCTGAAAGAGTTGGCTCTAAAGGATGATGAGATAAATCTGCTGAGAGccaaattagaagagaaggaaaaggaagtGAATGTTTTTGGTCAAGAAAATGAAAACCTGAAGAACCAGCTGGAGGAAGCTACTTCAAAGATCTCATCTGCTCAAACCAAGGAAGAGGAAATGACCCTGAGGTTGAGTCAACTTGGAGAAGACCTGGAAACAAGTAAATTGAGTGCAGCTCAACTGAATGAGCAGCTGAAATCCGTGGAAGCAGCCAAGGAGGAACTGGAGACTGAGATGAAGAAGATAAGAGTGCAGACAGAGCAGTGGAAAAAAGCAGCAGATGCTGCAGCAGCTGTTCTCGCCGGCGGCATGGACATGAATGGGAGGATCTCTGAGAGGTGTGGCTCCATGGACAAGCACTTCGGTGGTAGCTTTGAGACACAAGCTGGTGGCTTTGGAGGTTTCATGGGGTCGCCTGATTTGGATGATGGTTTCAGCAGTGGAAAACGAAAGGGTTCTGGGATAAAAATGTTCGGAGATTTGTGGAGGAAGAAAGGCCAGAAATAGCGATGATCATCCATGTTTCCGATAATAATGAATCAGTTTCTTACTGTTTCATGTTATATTAGTAGGCATTTGTATTAATTCTGTCAGTTATATCAAGTTCTTGGCTCCTCCTTCTAGGCTTGTATTATCGTTTATTCAGCTCTTATGCGGTACAATGGTACTTGGAAGTTAAATTTATGGTAAGGTGAGGAATCCCTTATTTGAAAGAAGGGACATTTTGGTGCACCCTTGCCTACATACGGTTCTGGTCTATGATCATCATTGTAGTTTTCTACACAATGTTAAGTTGGAGCTTTAGTATCAGTTCTCGCATGGATTATGAGTCATCATACGTTTGCTATATTATAATCTTTTGAGTCACGATCTATGCAAATTGTTTGTGTCATAGTACATCTTCAACactttttgtcaaaaaaataaataaataaatattgtatttggCATAATATATTGTGCttaaatatacaatattatttgaaagtaacaaaattaataaatacaccacactttttaaaaaaatatatatatttatacaatttTAGAGCTTTGGCACTTTTTGACAAAGTTGTCTTTCTCAATCACTCATTTGCATAAAAATACTAAGAAATAACGGAATATTACATATATGACTAATAACGTTAATTTATTTGTTTGAGATCTATTAACTCTCAATTTCTCCAAGTAAATCAAACTCACAAAGCAATGGATACATTTTTTTCCCTTCTCTAATTTTAATTCTATAGGTAGTTTTTCTTATTAGAAGTTTTCGTTCAAGCttactaatttttttaatagGCACTCTGATAAGTGTGAAATTGTTTAGTTTAAACTTTaaagtcattattttttttattattatgcacttaattatttatttatatgttttaatgagttaattttatgtttttaagaACTTCAAGATATTATGGGTCAAAAATATCAAGTTAGGGATGTTTTAAGTGCGATGTTTAAACTCAGTAATATAAGTCTGAAACTTCATGCTTAATTTTAATATTGCTCCAATTATTTATTgaggattttttttttcagaaataaaagttgtaaatttttttttttagtttttcatAATATGTTAAATCGTTCCAATTCTGAGTTATATTGAGAGAGTTATGACTTAAATACTATTAATGGGCGTTGGAGGCTATTTAAAgcgataaattattatttatgtcTCTGAGAGCGACAACGTTGCTTACCAAGGGCCGCGACACTAATACAATTCCaactttaaaattcaaatttaaatacaATTTTTGACTAAGTTTGAGTTGTGGTATAAATAGAAAGGATCTTTTTAAAGTTATGGAGTTTTAAcacttaatatataaaaatatggcaTTACCATAGATCTAAAGAAAATTAACTTTCAAAAACCAATATCTAATATGGCTTTTTCAAAATGTTATTAAaaaattgataactctacaaaatagagttattttaccactttttatgtgctaattgttgcctaatccttgagtttttaattgatttattaagtttttaagtgattttgaatttattaggttaattttgatttttatatatttttgtatgttcttatagtatattattaaaaaatgttatagtttaattttttaaaaataatattgttaagttagaagtaaaaacatGTATTTTCGAGctcaaatgttaaatataaattaagttttaattaatattttcatggaacttatgatgtatattttattattgaaaatatttagttttaatttaatttgtgtttttttattttattagggAATATATTGTATTTGTTGGGGtgaaaagtaagaaaaaaaaagaaaggaaaagaagtgGAGTTGGAAGGAGAAAGATTGGCAAATTTGAAAAGTAAAGCACAGCAGATGCCAAGCCCACGGCCAGGCCCGTTCCACATCTTTGGCTCAGTTTTTGCATCAGTTCACGTCCAGCAATCACATTCCCAGCAAGCTCTCCAGGCGAATTGCCTCCTTCCCAGCATCGCCACCTGTCCAGCCTCcaaccttccttcagtttctagcCTCAGCATGAAGCCAACACGCCTGACCAAGCTGCCAGTGAATCACTCCAGCAATTTGGGCCCAGGCCCAATCTCCCAGCCGAGTGACCAACATCACCAGCTGCCCATTTCCAGCACACGGGCCGTAGCATTCAGCCAACCCAAGCCCACCGTGGGCCTCCCAGCCTGCCTGCCAGCAACAAAGCTCCCTGCCCATTTCCAGCCACACGGGCCCGAGTTCTTCAGCCAATCTCCACACAGGCCCGAGCCCAGCATCAGTCCACGCCAAGCCCATTTCGGCCAGCCTAGACTAAGCACCAAACAACCACCAAAAAgacccaaaaatcacattttcattcccaatattttttactcaaatatcaatttactattccctatttttcttacctaaataaacattcctaattcatttttttaccctagcttttcattaatcttttacccaaccaaacattttatctttccaatactcttacacttactctatttatcttaccacttcccaacacaattaaattaatcaatttatttattttaatttgattaatttaatctccatattttgcctataaatagagtcttgtaagaccatttggggagctcttcttcttcatttttttcaacctcttctacactccatatttctctcttcttttcactattttctatctaccattttcatcttttgaagagcatgtcaagtatgttattttgtaatttttat
This genomic interval from Humulus lupulus chromosome 8, drHumLupu1.1, whole genome shotgun sequence contains the following:
- the LOC133796887 gene encoding interactor of constitutive active ROPs 4; protein product: MPRSRGSEVSQRSSARVPPHLRTSSSDSDPLHHRPITDRSPKLLDRRSPRGTQSEPVTQKKFGTRIADLESQLGQAQEELKNLKEQLASAEAAKKEAQEQLEKKIEKPIVPEEEILEKHPPKGTQKLNERDSSPSDEVVDDNQQETDVFEVPVEKMTVEPKVETSQLTEEVQKGSKLVDISTEPPPALELEKSTLKELALKDDEINLLRAKLEEKEKEVNVFGQENENLKNQLEEATSKISSAQTKEEEMTLRLSQLGEDLETSKLSAAQLNEQLKSVEAAKEELETEMKKIRVQTEQWKKAADAAAAVLAGGMDMNGRISERCGSMDKHFGGSFETQAGGFGGFMGSPDLDDGFSSGKRKGSGIKMFGDLWRKKGQK